In the Ensifer adhaerens genome, one interval contains:
- a CDS encoding SURF1 family protein — translation MTTDDKVKGRDRVSSRARLMMTGALLFLVAVFLALGTWQVQRLSWKLDLIARVEARINAPAVPAPARSDWGAVTREKDEYRRVTASGTFSHDKSTLVQAVTELGAGFWVLTPMRLEDGWNVLINRGFVPVDRRNAAERAEGDTDGATTVTGLLRVTEPGGAFLRSNDPANDRWFSRDVAAISAAKGLPDVAPYFIDADAAPNPGGLPVGGLTVVRFRNSHLVYALTWFALAAMSMAGAYLVYRHRNKT, via the coding sequence ATGACCACCGACGACAAGGTGAAGGGGAGGGACCGCGTATCCTCCCGCGCCCGTCTGATGATGACGGGCGCCCTGTTGTTCCTCGTAGCGGTGTTCCTGGCGCTCGGCACCTGGCAGGTGCAGCGGCTCTCCTGGAAGCTTGATCTCATTGCCCGTGTCGAGGCACGCATCAATGCGCCCGCCGTGCCGGCACCAGCGCGATCTGACTGGGGTGCCGTCACACGGGAGAAGGACGAATACCGTCGCGTCACCGCAAGCGGCACCTTCAGTCATGACAAGTCCACGCTGGTGCAGGCAGTGACGGAGCTTGGCGCCGGGTTCTGGGTTCTGACGCCAATGCGCCTGGAAGACGGTTGGAACGTGCTGATCAATCGCGGCTTTGTGCCCGTCGATCGCCGCAATGCTGCCGAACGCGCTGAAGGTGATACCGACGGAGCCACCACGGTAACAGGGCTACTCCGCGTCACAGAACCTGGCGGCGCCTTCCTGCGCTCCAATGATCCGGCAAACGACCGCTGGTTCTCGCGCGACGTCGCCGCGATTTCTGCGGCGAAGGGCCTGCCTGATGTCGCACCCTACTTCATCGATGCGGATGCGGCACCCAATCCCGGCGGCCTGCCTGTCGGCGGACTTACGGTCGTTCGTTTTCGCAACAGCCATCTGGTCTATGCGCTGACCTGGTTCGCTTTGGCGGCGATGAGTATGGCTGGCGCATATCTCGTCTACCGCCACCGAAACAAGACTTAA
- the cyoD gene encoding cytochrome o ubiquinol oxidase subunit IV — protein MSAHSDHESAFEPHHAHSHHGDAAGHGSFKSYMTGFILSVILTAIPFWLVMGGVLDSKILTAVIVMGIGVVQIVVHVIYFLHMNARSEGGWTLMALIFTIIIVGIALAGSLWVMHHLNTNMMPMTHEMMKNMP, from the coding sequence ATGAGCGCACATTCCGACCACGAAAGCGCGTTCGAACCGCATCACGCGCACAGCCATCACGGCGACGCCGCCGGTCACGGTTCGTTCAAGAGCTATATGACGGGCTTCATCCTCTCGGTGATCCTGACGGCCATCCCGTTCTGGCTGGTCATGGGTGGCGTGCTGGACAGCAAGATCTTGACCGCCGTCATCGTCATGGGCATCGGCGTCGTCCAGATCGTCGTGCACGTGATCTACTTCCTGCACATGAATGCGCGCTCCGAGGGAGGCTGGACGTTGATGGCGCTGATCTTCACGATCATCATCGTCGGCATCGCACTCGCGGGCTCTCTCTGGGTCATGCATCACCTCAACACCAACATGATGCCGATGACCCACGAGATGATGAAGAACATGCCCTGA
- the cyoC gene encoding cytochrome o ubiquinol oxidase subunit III, whose amino-acid sequence MTQTQVQENEKPQFYLTEEHHPEHSTMLGFWLYLMSDCLIFAVLFATHGVVGRNYAAGPSPADLFDLGLVAFNTAMLLLSSITYGFAMLQMERNAKMETLFWLGVTGVFGAIFLAVELYEFYHLLLEGAGPTRSAFLSSFFTLVGTHGLHVTFGIIWLITLMVQVSKHGLIPENRRRLMCLSMFWHFLDVIWIGVFSFVYLLGVLG is encoded by the coding sequence ATGACCCAAACCCAAGTCCAAGAAAACGAAAAGCCGCAGTTCTACCTGACGGAAGAGCATCACCCGGAACACAGCACCATGCTGGGTTTCTGGCTCTACCTGATGAGCGACTGCCTGATATTCGCCGTGCTCTTTGCGACGCATGGCGTCGTCGGCCGCAACTACGCGGCCGGACCGTCGCCGGCGGATCTTTTCGACCTCGGCCTCGTCGCCTTCAACACGGCGATGCTGCTTCTCTCCTCGATCACCTACGGCTTTGCGATGCTCCAAATGGAGCGCAACGCCAAGATGGAGACGCTGTTCTGGCTCGGCGTCACCGGCGTGTTCGGCGCGATCTTCCTGGCGGTCGAGCTCTATGAGTTCTATCACCTGCTTCTCGAAGGTGCCGGCCCGACGCGCTCGGCCTTCCTGTCGTCGTTCTTCACGCTGGTTGGCACGCACGGGCTGCACGTCACCTTCGGCATCATCTGGCTGATCACGCTGATGGTGCAGGTCAGCAAGCACGGGCTGATCCCGGAAAACCGCCGTCGCCTGATGTGCCTGTCGATGTTCTGGCACTTCCTCGACGTCATCTGGATCGGCGTCTTCTCCTTCGTCTATCTCCTGGGAGTTCTCGGATGA
- the cyoB gene encoding cytochrome o ubiquinol oxidase subunit I: MFGDTSLTQFIFGRLTLEAIPYHEPILVATFAAVAVGGIAILALITKYKLWGYLWHEWFTSVDHKKIGIMYIILAIVMLLRGFADAIMMRIQQAIAFNGNEGYLNPHHYDQIFTAHGVIMIFFVAMPFVTGFMNYVVPLQIGARDVSFPFLNNFSFWMTTGGAVIIMMSLFVGEFARTGWLAYPPLSGADYSPGVGVDYYIWGLQVAGVGTTLSGINLIATIVKMRAPGMTFMKMPVFTWTSLCTNILIVATFPILTATLALLSLDRYLGMNFFTNDLGGNPMMYINLIWIWGHPEVYILVLPAFGIFSEVVATFCGKRLFGYTSMVYATCVIMILSYLVWLHHFFTMGSGASVNAFFGITTMIISIPTGAKMFNWLFTMYRGRIRYELPMLWTIGFMVTFVIGGMTGVMLAIPPADFVLHNSLFLIAHFHNVIIGGVLFGLMAGLVYWWPKAFGYKLDPFWGKMSFWFWQIGFFFAFMPLYVLGLMGVTRRVSQFEDPSLQIWFIIAAFGAVLIAIGIASFIIQLVVSFLRRDQLRETSGDAWDGRTLEWSTSSPPPDYNFAFTPVVHDHDSWYDMKNRGYERPLEGFKPIHMPKNTGTGVILSGISVVLAFALIWYIWWLAAVSFIALIAVAIGHTFNYQRDFFIPAETVAATEDARSKLLTERI, from the coding sequence ATGTTTGGTGACACCAGCCTCACGCAATTCATCTTCGGGCGGCTTACGTTAGAAGCGATCCCTTATCACGAGCCGATCCTCGTCGCGACCTTCGCAGCGGTGGCCGTCGGCGGCATCGCCATTCTCGCCCTTATCACGAAGTACAAGCTCTGGGGCTATCTCTGGCACGAGTGGTTCACGTCGGTCGATCACAAGAAGATCGGCATCATGTACATCATCCTGGCGATCGTCATGCTTTTGCGTGGCTTTGCCGATGCGATCATGATGCGCATACAGCAGGCGATCGCCTTCAACGGCAACGAGGGCTATCTCAACCCGCATCACTACGACCAGATCTTCACCGCCCACGGCGTGATCATGATCTTCTTCGTGGCGATGCCCTTCGTCACCGGTTTCATGAACTATGTCGTGCCGCTGCAAATCGGCGCGCGCGACGTCTCGTTCCCGTTCCTCAACAATTTCTCGTTCTGGATGACGACCGGCGGTGCGGTCATCATCATGATGTCGCTGTTCGTCGGTGAGTTCGCGCGGACCGGCTGGCTTGCCTACCCGCCGCTTTCGGGCGCAGATTACAGTCCGGGCGTCGGCGTCGACTACTACATCTGGGGACTGCAGGTGGCCGGCGTCGGCACGACGTTATCAGGCATCAACCTGATCGCGACCATCGTGAAGATGCGCGCTCCCGGCATGACCTTTATGAAGATGCCGGTCTTCACCTGGACCTCGCTTTGCACCAACATCCTGATCGTGGCGACCTTCCCGATCCTGACGGCGACGCTCGCCCTCCTTTCGCTCGACCGCTACCTCGGCATGAACTTCTTCACCAATGACCTTGGTGGCAATCCGATGATGTACATCAACCTCATCTGGATCTGGGGTCATCCGGAGGTCTACATCCTCGTGCTGCCGGCCTTCGGCATCTTCTCCGAGGTGGTGGCGACCTTCTGCGGCAAGCGCCTCTTCGGCTACACGTCGATGGTCTATGCCACCTGCGTGATCATGATCCTGTCCTATCTCGTGTGGCTGCACCACTTCTTCACCATGGGTTCGGGTGCATCAGTCAATGCCTTCTTCGGCATCACCACGATGATCATCTCGATCCCGACGGGCGCGAAGATGTTCAACTGGCTCTTCACCATGTATCGCGGCCGCATCCGCTATGAGCTGCCAATGCTCTGGACCATTGGTTTCATGGTCACTTTCGTCATCGGCGGCATGACCGGCGTCATGCTGGCGATCCCGCCGGCCGACTTCGTGTTGCACAACTCGCTGTTCCTGATTGCCCACTTCCACAACGTCATCATCGGCGGCGTGTTGTTCGGGCTGATGGCGGGCTTGGTCTACTGGTGGCCGAAGGCATTCGGCTACAAGCTCGATCCGTTCTGGGGCAAGATGAGCTTCTGGTTCTGGCAGATCGGCTTCTTCTTCGCCTTCATGCCGCTCTACGTGCTTGGCCTCATGGGCGTCACCCGCCGCGTCAGCCAGTTCGAAGACCCATCGCTGCAGATCTGGTTCATCATCGCCGCCTTCGGCGCGGTCCTGATCGCAATCGGCATCGCGTCCTTCATCATCCAACTGGTCGTCAGCTTCCTCAGGCGCGACCAGCTGCGCGAGACCTCAGGCGATGCCTGGGATGGCCGTACGCTCGAATGGTCGACCTCGTCGCCGCCGCCGGACTACAACTTCGCCTTCACGCCCGTCGTCCACGACCACGACAGCTGGTACGACATGAAGAACCGGGGTTACGAGCGCCCGCTCGAAGGCTTCAAGCCGATCCATATGCCGAAGAACACCGGCACGGGCGTCATCCTCTCGGGCATCAGCGTCGTGCTCGCCTTCGCGCTCATCTGGTACATCTGGTGGCTGGCGGCCGTGTCCTTCATCGCCCTCATCGCCGTCGCGATCGGTCACACATTCAACTATCAGCGTGATTTCTTCATCCCCGCCGAAACCGTTGCGGCCACCGAGGATGCGCGCTCCAAGCTGCTCACGGAACGGATCTGA
- the cyoA gene encoding ubiquinol oxidase subunit II encodes MPKPFSLAGRSMVAVLLLSVLSGCNMVVMSPSGDIAAQQRDLIVISTVLMLVIIVPVIFLTLFFAWRYRQSNTAAKYDPEWHHSTGLEVIIWSAPLAIIIALGAITWVSTHKLDPYRPLDRIDAARPVTDEMKPITVEVVALDWKWLFFYPDYGIAMVNEMAAPVDVPINFKITASSVMNSFYVPALAGMIYAMPGMQTKLHAVINKAGEYEGLSSNYSGDGFSHMRFKFHGVDQAGFDQWVARVKQNGTMLNRDAYLKLEKPSVKEPVRYFASVEDGLYDAVLNMCVREGQMCMKDMMHIDMMGGAGVESHENRAKLEHDNRHAGGVVEAAAPGATAPEAGNAAGGEQPAAGSDQPSAAEPMNHDMHKTH; translated from the coding sequence ATGCCGAAGCCATTCAGTTTAGCCGGACGATCGATGGTCGCCGTCCTGTTGCTCTCTGTTCTCTCGGGATGCAACATGGTGGTCATGTCGCCCTCCGGCGATATTGCCGCTCAGCAGAGGGATCTGATCGTCATTTCGACGGTCCTGATGCTGGTGATCATCGTCCCCGTCATTTTCCTGACGCTCTTCTTCGCCTGGCGCTATCGCCAGTCGAACACCGCTGCCAAGTACGATCCGGAATGGCACCATTCCACCGGTCTCGAAGTCATCATCTGGTCGGCGCCGCTCGCCATCATCATCGCACTCGGCGCGATTACCTGGGTGAGCACGCACAAGCTCGACCCCTATCGACCGCTCGACCGCATCGATGCGGCGCGCCCGGTAACCGATGAGATGAAGCCGATCACCGTCGAGGTCGTCGCCCTCGACTGGAAATGGCTGTTCTTCTATCCGGACTACGGCATCGCCATGGTCAACGAGATGGCAGCACCAGTCGATGTGCCGATCAACTTCAAGATCACGGCATCCTCGGTGATGAATTCCTTCTACGTCCCGGCGCTTGCCGGCATGATCTACGCCATGCCCGGCATGCAGACCAAGCTGCACGCCGTCATCAACAAGGCCGGCGAGTACGAGGGCCTTTCGTCCAACTATAGCGGCGACGGCTTCTCGCACATGCGCTTCAAGTTCCACGGTGTGGATCAGGCGGGCTTCGACCAGTGGGTCGCCCGCGTGAAGCAAAACGGCACGATGCTCAACCGCGACGCCTACCTGAAGCTCGAAAAGCCGAGCGTCAAGGAGCCGGTGCGTTACTTCGCCTCAGTTGAAGACGGTCTCTATGACGCCGTGCTCAACATGTGCGTTCGCGAAGGGCAGATGTGCATGAAGGACATGATGCACATCGACATGATGGGTGGCGCCGGCGTTGAAAGCCACGAGAACCGCGCCAAGCTCGAGCATGACAACCGCCATGCGGGCGGCGTGGTCGAAGCGGCAGCGCCGGGTGCAACGGCACCGGAAGCCGGCAATGCCGCCGGTGGCGAACAGCCGGCCGCGGGCAGCGATCAGCCGTCGGCGGCCGAACCGATGAACCACGACATGCACAAGACGCACTAG
- a CDS encoding MFS transporter yields MVSVTHPTSSGLERDARRIHEDDKPLSPGSIAIGVVIGRTSEFFDFFVYGLGSILVFPKLIFPFAPNAVTATLMSFALFPLAFLARPVGSFVFMWVDRNYGRGTKLTIALVILGGSTASIAFLPGYDTIGYWAVALLALFRLGQGFALGGAWDGLASLLNLNAPQNHRGWYAMIPQLGAPIGFALASILFGYFVSNLSQEDFLAWGWRYPFFVAFAINVVALFARLRIVASKEFGAAMEAKELEARPIFEMLSKHSIDVVLGAFVPLASFAMFHLVTIFPLSWVTLNGGQSAAEFLWVQVAGAALGAIGIVLSGVIADRVGRRNQLMIGAILIAIFSFSAPFLLDAGGKGQDAYILIGFAILGLSFGQSSGAVSSRFTQYYRYTGAALTSDLAWLVGAAFAPLVALGLASSFGIIFIGGYLISGAICTIAALSLTRALDQQ; encoded by the coding sequence ATGGTTTCGGTCACTCATCCCACATCGTCTGGACTCGAACGGGATGCGCGTCGCATCCATGAGGACGACAAGCCGCTGTCCCCGGGGAGTATCGCCATTGGCGTGGTCATTGGGCGAACCTCGGAGTTCTTCGATTTCTTCGTCTATGGCCTCGGCTCGATCCTTGTTTTCCCGAAGCTGATCTTCCCGTTCGCGCCCAATGCGGTGACCGCGACGCTGATGTCCTTCGCGCTGTTTCCCCTCGCCTTCCTGGCCCGTCCCGTCGGGTCATTCGTGTTCATGTGGGTCGACCGGAACTACGGGCGCGGCACGAAGCTGACGATCGCCCTCGTCATCCTCGGCGGCTCGACCGCATCCATCGCCTTCCTGCCAGGCTACGACACGATCGGCTACTGGGCGGTAGCACTCCTCGCGCTCTTCCGACTGGGACAGGGCTTTGCGCTCGGCGGCGCTTGGGATGGCCTTGCGTCGCTGCTGAACCTCAACGCGCCGCAGAATCACCGCGGCTGGTACGCGATGATCCCGCAGCTCGGCGCGCCGATCGGCTTTGCGCTTGCGAGCATTCTCTTCGGCTACTTCGTCAGCAATCTTTCGCAGGAGGATTTCCTCGCCTGGGGCTGGCGCTATCCCTTCTTCGTCGCCTTCGCGATCAACGTCGTGGCGCTTTTCGCGCGCCTGCGCATCGTTGCCAGCAAGGAATTCGGCGCCGCCATGGAAGCCAAGGAGCTCGAGGCACGGCCGATCTTCGAGATGCTGAGCAAGCACAGCATCGACGTCGTGCTCGGCGCCTTCGTGCCGCTCGCAAGCTTCGCGATGTTCCACCTCGTCACCATCTTCCCCTTGAGCTGGGTGACGCTCAACGGTGGCCAGTCGGCCGCTGAATTCCTGTGGGTCCAGGTCGCGGGCGCCGCCCTCGGCGCCATCGGCATCGTGCTGTCAGGCGTGATCGCCGACCGCGTCGGCCGCCGCAACCAGCTGATGATCGGCGCGATCCTGATCGCGATCTTCAGCTTCTCGGCTCCTTTCCTGCTCGATGCCGGCGGCAAGGGTCAGGACGCCTATATCCTGATCGGCTTCGCCATCCTCGGCCTTTCCTTCGGTCAGTCGTCTGGCGCCGTGTCTTCGCGCTTCACCCAGTACTATCGCTACACGGGTGCTGCGCTGACATCCGATCTCGCCTGGCTCGTGGGCGCCGCCTTCGCGCCGCTCGTGGCGCTCGGGCTTGCCAGCAGCTTCGGCATCATCTTCATCGGCGGTTACCTGATTTCCGGCGCGATCTGCACGATCGCCGCGCTCAGCCTGACCCGCGCGTTGGATCAGCAGTAA
- a CDS encoding ATP-binding protein, which produces MSRVASMARRLTIAITSVVAVFWCVALGLGVFVMHDEFTEIFDSGVQETAERLLQIVADDVARDRNDGKPAVALIAPAMNSQYLTYQVRDRGGRVLFEDGAPEPFAVPLEVGFSQTDTHRIYTAGAADGSLFVQVADAFEHRTEALLEGGTALLLPLLVLIPTSIIAIILVARRALAPVEQLREEILTKDSGNLAPLDEGALPRELRAIARSVNLLLTRLKAALEAEREFTSNSAHELRTPIAGALAQTQRLASEVPPAFRQRTSQIERALLHLGRLAEKLLQMSQAEAGIAISDESTDLLPVLDLVLEDMERSALGASRLKVHVAEGADLVRPIPADAFAIVLRNLLENALIHSPSGSPVRINVDARGVGVTNDSAIIDAETLAGLTKRFSRGPTEASGSGLGLAIVQRLVEQMHGRLLIASPAPGTDRGFHVEVRL; this is translated from the coding sequence ATGTCGCGCGTCGCAAGCATGGCCCGCAGGCTGACCATCGCGATTACGAGCGTCGTCGCGGTCTTCTGGTGCGTCGCGCTTGGCCTCGGCGTCTTTGTCATGCACGACGAGTTCACCGAGATCTTCGACAGCGGCGTCCAGGAGACGGCGGAGCGCCTGCTGCAAATCGTGGCCGATGACGTTGCTCGTGACCGCAACGACGGCAAGCCCGCCGTGGCCCTCATCGCACCTGCGATGAATTCACAATATCTGACCTATCAGGTCCGCGATCGCGGCGGCAGGGTTCTGTTCGAAGATGGAGCACCAGAGCCCTTCGCAGTTCCGCTCGAAGTCGGCTTCTCGCAGACAGACACGCACCGGATCTACACGGCCGGAGCAGCTGACGGCTCCCTCTTCGTCCAGGTGGCAGACGCTTTCGAGCATCGCACCGAAGCGCTCCTCGAGGGCGGCACGGCGCTGCTCTTGCCGTTGCTCGTGCTGATCCCAACCAGCATTATCGCCATCATTCTTGTCGCGCGCCGCGCACTTGCACCGGTCGAGCAGTTGCGCGAAGAAATCCTCACTAAGGACAGCGGCAACCTGGCCCCGCTTGATGAAGGCGCGCTACCGAGAGAACTGCGCGCGATCGCCCGATCGGTGAACCTTCTGCTGACCCGCCTCAAGGCGGCACTCGAAGCGGAACGCGAATTCACTTCCAACAGCGCCCATGAATTGAGGACGCCGATCGCGGGTGCGCTGGCGCAAACACAGCGGCTGGCGAGCGAGGTGCCTCCCGCCTTTCGGCAACGGACCAGCCAGATCGAGCGCGCACTGCTTCATCTCGGTCGACTGGCCGAAAAGCTGTTGCAGATGTCGCAGGCCGAAGCCGGGATCGCCATATCCGACGAAAGCACCGACCTCTTGCCGGTCCTGGATCTTGTCCTTGAGGACATGGAACGCTCGGCACTTGGTGCCAGCCGCCTGAAGGTCCATGTCGCGGAAGGCGCCGATCTTGTCCGTCCGATCCCCGCAGATGCTTTTGCGATCGTGCTTCGCAATCTTCTGGAAAACGCCCTGATCCACAGCCCGTCCGGAAGCCCGGTCAGGATCAACGTCGATGCCCGTGGTGTGGGTGTCACCAACGACAGTGCCATCATCGACGCGGAGACGCTGGCTGGCCTGACCAAGCGCTTCAGTCGCGGGCCGACGGAAGCTTCCGGCTCCGGCCTCGGCCTTGCGATCGTGCAGCGGTTGGTGGAACAGATGCATGGACGATTGCTGATCGCATCGCCGGCCCCGGGAACGGACCGGGGCTTCCACGTCGAGGTCCGCCTCTGA
- a CDS encoding response regulator transcription factor, whose product MRVLLVEDDQVLGEALRDHVAAAGHAVDWFTRIVDATAATETVLYGLILLDLRLPDGSGLSLLRALRKRDDGTPVIILTAHDQISDRIEGLNSGADDYLVKPFDLGELSARMLAVSRRYVGNATPTVRLPGIEIDQVHRKVLVEGESQNLSAREWAVLDKLVAHPGALVSKEQLHDALYAFGAEIESNTVEVYISRLRKKIGFDRIETVRGLGYSIR is encoded by the coding sequence TTGAGAGTCCTACTAGTCGAAGACGATCAGGTTCTGGGGGAGGCGCTACGCGATCATGTCGCGGCGGCTGGCCACGCAGTCGATTGGTTTACGCGCATAGTCGACGCTACGGCAGCGACGGAGACGGTTCTCTACGGCCTGATACTGCTTGACCTCCGGCTGCCTGATGGCTCGGGGCTATCGCTGCTGCGGGCTCTTCGGAAGCGGGACGACGGCACGCCGGTCATCATCTTGACGGCGCACGACCAGATCTCCGATCGCATAGAAGGCTTGAACAGCGGGGCGGACGACTATCTGGTCAAGCCATTCGACCTCGGCGAGTTGAGTGCCCGCATGCTGGCCGTTTCCAGGCGCTATGTCGGCAATGCCACGCCGACGGTCAGACTTCCCGGCATCGAGATCGACCAGGTCCATCGCAAGGTGCTGGTCGAAGGGGAAAGCCAGAACCTCAGCGCGCGGGAGTGGGCCGTGCTCGACAAGCTCGTCGCCCATCCCGGCGCACTCGTGTCGAAAGAACAGTTGCACGACGCGCTCTACGCCTTTGGCGCTGAAATCGAGAGCAATACGGTCGAGGTCTATATCAGCCGCCTGCGCAAGAAGATCGGCTTCGACCGGATCGAGACCGTGCGGGGCCTCGGCTACAGCATCAGGTGA
- a CDS encoding methyltransferase family protein, whose protein sequence is MIAIGNFLFRFRNQLFPAIIIVLFLLAPSPAVVLDNPALTLVKDFAAVLVILAGLALRATVVGYKYIQRGGLKKKVYAKDLVTEGMFGVCRNPLYVGNMLLYSGVFLLHGNPLLVVLGIGLFAFMYQCIVYAEEAFLDRTFGEAYREYCRDVPRWALRLRNFAQSTEGMTFNVKRVIGKDYSTVSAALIAILATEMYKFASNAPVEHNSGALTVLGVLMALVGIATAIISYKKRRGAFRERAAS, encoded by the coding sequence ATGATTGCGATCGGCAATTTTCTCTTCCGTTTCCGGAACCAGCTGTTTCCGGCCATCATCATCGTTCTGTTCCTGCTGGCGCCGTCTCCAGCCGTTGTCCTGGATAACCCGGCACTCACGCTGGTCAAGGACTTCGCCGCCGTTCTGGTCATCCTGGCGGGTCTCGCCTTGCGCGCGACCGTGGTCGGCTACAAATACATTCAGCGCGGCGGCCTGAAGAAAAAGGTCTATGCCAAGGATCTCGTGACCGAAGGCATGTTCGGTGTCTGCCGCAACCCGCTCTACGTTGGAAACATGCTGCTCTATTCCGGCGTGTTCCTGCTGCACGGCAACCCGCTTCTGGTCGTCCTCGGTATCGGGCTCTTTGCCTTCATGTACCAGTGCATCGTCTACGCCGAAGAAGCCTTTCTCGACAGGACGTTCGGGGAAGCCTACCGGGAGTACTGCCGTGACGTGCCGCGGTGGGCGTTGCGTTTGAGAAACTTCGCGCAGTCTACCGAGGGCATGACTTTCAATGTGAAACGCGTCATCGGCAAGGACTATTCGACCGTCTCGGCGGCCCTGATCGCGATCCTTGCGACCGAAATGTACAAGTTCGCGAGCAATGCGCCCGTTGAACACAACAGCGGTGCGCTCACAGTCCTCGGCGTTTTGATGGCGCTCGTCGGTATCGCCACGGCGATCATCAGCTACAAAAAAAGGCGCGGTGCGTTTCGCGAACGCGCCGCTTCCTGA
- the cmoA gene encoding carboxy-S-adenosyl-L-methionine synthase CmoA, with amino-acid sequence MASKVPHLQVHENNNRRDEVFAAPDQPVGDFAFNATVAAVFDDMVSRSVPYYGEIQRMACELAGDFAEPGSCLYDIGCSTATTLLGLDTMVDPSVRFVGIDNAPDMIEKAREKIVEANTNRSIDLRVGDLHQGIDIHDASVVMMLLTLQFVRPLHRERIMRTIYNGLNERGALLLVEKLTSEDSTFNRLFIEHYYDYKRRNGYSDIEIAKKREALENVLIPYRLDENMQLLKEAGFRSVEVFFRWYNFCGIIAVK; translated from the coding sequence ATGGCTAGCAAGGTACCGCACCTGCAGGTGCACGAGAACAACAACAGGCGTGACGAGGTCTTCGCGGCACCCGACCAGCCGGTCGGCGACTTCGCGTTCAATGCGACGGTTGCCGCCGTCTTCGACGACATGGTCAGCCGCTCGGTTCCCTACTACGGTGAGATCCAGCGCATGGCCTGCGAACTCGCCGGAGACTTCGCAGAACCGGGTAGCTGTCTCTACGACATCGGCTGTTCGACGGCGACGACACTGCTCGGCCTCGACACTATGGTTGATCCCTCCGTCCGCTTTGTCGGCATCGACAACGCTCCCGACATGATCGAGAAGGCGAGGGAGAAGATCGTCGAAGCCAACACCAACCGGTCGATAGACCTCAGGGTTGGCGACCTTCACCAGGGCATCGACATTCATGACGCAAGTGTCGTGATGATGCTGCTGACGTTGCAGTTCGTCCGTCCGCTCCATCGCGAGCGGATCATGCGCACGATCTATAATGGGCTCAATGAACGCGGCGCCCTGCTGCTGGTCGAAAAGCTCACCAGCGAAGACTCGACCTTCAACCGCCTGTTCATCGAGCACTACTACGACTACAAGCGCCGCAACGGCTACTCCGATATCGAGATCGCCAAGAAGCGCGAAGCTCTGGAGAACGTCCTCATCCCCTATCGTTTGGACGAGAACATGCAGTTGCTCAAGGAAGCCGGCTTCCGCAGTGTCGAGGTCTTTTTCCGCTGGTACAATTTCTGCGGCATCATCGCGGTCAAGTAG